A region of Microtus ochrogaster isolate Prairie Vole_2 linkage group LG1, MicOch1.0, whole genome shotgun sequence DNA encodes the following proteins:
- the LOC101979685 gene encoding UDP-glucuronosyltransferase 2B13-like isoform X2, translating into MMGKADIWLIRTYWDLEFPHPVLPNFDYVGGLHCRPAKPLPKEIEDFVQSSGEHGVVVFSLGSMVGALTEERANVIAAGLAQIPQKVLWRFEGKKPDTLGSNTRLYKWIPQNDLLGHPKTRAFITHGGTNGIHEAIYHGIPVIGIPLFGDQFDNVVHMKTKGAGVRLDILTISSTDLLHAVKTVINDYSYKENALRLSRIHHDQPVKPLDRAVFWIEFVMRHKGAKHLRVAAHDLTWYQYHSLDVLGFLLACVLTVMFVITKCCLLCCQRFTKSGKKKKRE; encoded by the exons ATGATGGGGAAGGCAGATATATGGCTCATTCGAACCTACTGGGATTTGGAATTTCCTCACCCTGTCTTACCAAACTTTGATTATGTTGGAGGACTCCACTGCAGACCTGCCAAGCCTCTGCCAAAG GAAATAGAAGACTTCGTCCAGTCTTCCGGAGAACATGGTGTAGTGGTGTTTTCCCTGGGGTCCATGGTGGGTGCCCTAACAGAAGAAAGGGCCAATGTGATTGCAGCAGGCCTTGCCCAGATTCCACAGAAG GTTCTTTGGCGATTTGAAGGCAAGAAGCCAGACACCTTGGGCTCCAACACTCGGCTGTACAAATGGATTCCCCAGAATGACCTTCTTG GTCATCCGAAAACCAGAGCTTTTATAACTCATGGTGGCACCAATGGCATTCATGAGGCAATTTACCACGGAATCCCTGTAATTGGCATTCCTTTGTTTGGAGACCAATTTGATAATGTTGTTCACATGAAGACCAAAGGAGCAGGTGTGAGACTGGACATTCTCACAATTTCCAGTACAGATTTGCTCCATGCAGTGAAGACAGTCATTAATGACTATTC CTATAAGGAGAACGCCCTGCGGCTATCAAGAATCCACCACGACCAGCCCGTGAAGCCCCTGGACAGAGCCGTCTTCTGGATCGAGTTTGTCATGCGCCACAAGGGAGCCAAGCACCTTCGTGTGGCAGCGCATGACCTCACCTGGTACCAGTACCACTCTCTGGACGTGCTTGGATTCCTGCTTGCCTGCGTGCTGACTGTGATGTTCGTCATCACAAAGTGTTGCCTCCTTTGCTGCCAGAGATTTACTAAAtctggaaagaagaagaaaagggagtag